The following proteins are encoded in a genomic region of Enterocloster clostridioformis:
- a CDS encoding LysR family transcriptional regulator has protein sequence MNLSYLKYAVEVEKTGSITKAAQNFYMNQPHLSKIIRELERDLGCDIFDRTSRGMVPTKKGEEFLRYAKAILVQEEQIEALCVKNSEKALEVNLCVPRATYISYAFSEFLKNMDSCPSVNVHYMETNSRDIIRGVSGKTFDVGIIRCQALYESYYMKLLQDENLEWKELWQFSCNVLMSSGHPLASGDNLTYLDFTDYIEIVQGDIQNPSFTFEAQDASATGGNSKKTVSIYDRGSQFELLRQLPGAYMWTSPVPYGCLTSSGLIQKTCSYPGNIHKDLLIYRSGYRFSKEEEEFLRCLSRMVSRLSD, from the coding sequence ATGAATCTCTCTTATTTGAAATATGCGGTAGAAGTAGAAAAAACTGGGTCCATCACAAAGGCGGCTCAGAATTTTTATATGAATCAGCCCCATCTGAGCAAAATCATCCGTGAGCTGGAACGGGACCTGGGATGCGACATCTTCGACAGGACCAGCCGCGGGATGGTTCCCACCAAAAAGGGGGAGGAATTCCTGCGCTATGCAAAGGCAATCCTGGTGCAGGAGGAACAGATCGAGGCCCTGTGCGTAAAGAACAGCGAAAAAGCACTGGAGGTGAATCTGTGCGTTCCCAGAGCCACCTATATTTCCTATGCCTTCTCTGAATTTCTTAAAAATATGGACAGCTGTCCCTCTGTCAATGTTCATTACATGGAAACCAATTCCAGGGACATTATCCGCGGCGTGTCGGGCAAGACCTTCGACGTGGGCATCATACGCTGTCAGGCCCTTTATGAATCTTATTATATGAAGCTTCTCCAGGATGAGAACCTGGAGTGGAAGGAGCTGTGGCAATTTTCCTGCAATGTCCTTATGTCCTCCGGCCATCCCCTGGCCTCCGGGGACAATCTGACTTACCTGGATTTTACCGATTACATTGAAATCGTCCAGGGCGACATCCAGAACCCCTCCTTTACCTTTGAGGCCCAGGATGCCTCTGCCACCGGAGGCAACTCCAAGAAAACCGTTTCCATCTATGACAGGGGAAGCCAGTTTGAGCTGCTGCGCCAGCTGCCCGGTGCCTATATGTGGACTTCGCCTGTGCCCTACGGCTGTCTCACCTCCTCAGGCCTGATTCAAAAGACATGCAGTTATCCCGGAAACATCCACAAGGACCTGCTGATTTACAGAAGCGGCTACCGCTTTTCCAAGGAAGAGGAGGAATTTCTCCGGTGCCTCTCACGGATGGTAAGCCGTCTCTCTGATTGA
- a CDS encoding aminotransferase class IV: MKTLGYYNGKYGELENMSVPMNDRVCWFGDGVYDAGPCRNYKIFAIDEHVDRFFNSAGLIRIQVPCTKAELKALLRDLVNKMDTGDLFIYFQVTRGTAVRTHEFPENVPANLWVMLKPMGTPDLYKKIRLLTQEDTRFLHCNIKTLNLLPSVMAAQKAKEAGCQEAVFHRGGRVTECAHSNCHILKDGILYTAPADNLILPGIARAHLIRVCKKLEIPVSETPYTLKEMMDADEVLVTSSTKLCVAASEIDGTPVGGRAPETLKNILDAVMDEYMEETKA; the protein is encoded by the coding sequence ATGAAAACGCTTGGTTATTATAATGGAAAGTACGGCGAACTGGAGAATATGAGCGTTCCCATGAATGACAGGGTATGTTGGTTTGGAGACGGCGTATATGACGCAGGTCCCTGCCGCAATTACAAGATTTTTGCAATTGACGAGCATGTTGACCGCTTCTTCAACAGCGCCGGCCTTATCAGGATTCAGGTGCCATGCACAAAGGCAGAGCTGAAGGCGCTGCTTCGGGACCTGGTAAATAAGATGGACACCGGAGATCTGTTCATTTACTTCCAGGTAACCAGGGGGACCGCTGTCAGGACCCATGAATTTCCGGAGAATGTACCGGCAAATCTCTGGGTTATGTTAAAGCCCATGGGAACACCGGACCTGTATAAGAAGATTCGTCTGCTCACCCAGGAGGACACCCGTTTCCTCCACTGCAACATCAAAACCCTGAATCTGCTGCCCAGCGTCATGGCTGCCCAGAAAGCAAAGGAAGCAGGATGCCAGGAAGCAGTGTTCCACAGAGGCGGCCGTGTGACGGAATGTGCCCATAGCAACTGCCATATCTTAAAGGACGGAATTCTCTACACGGCTCCTGCCGACAACCTAATTCTTCCGGGTATTGCAAGGGCCCATCTGATTCGCGTTTGTAAGAAACTGGAAATTCCGGTAAGCGAAACTCCGTATACCCTGAAGGAGATGATGGATGCGGACGAGGTTCTGGTGACATCCTCCACCAAACTGTGCGTGGCTGCCAGTGAGATTGACGGCACTCCGGTGGGAGGCAGGGCGCCTGAGACACTTAAGAACATTCTGGACGCTGTGATGGATGAGTACATGGAAGAGACCAAAGCCTAA
- a CDS encoding Lrp/AsnC family transcriptional regulator, protein MDKLDYKILNILKENGRETASDISKAIHLSVSAVLDRIKKMEESGIIKGYTVRVDAKALGNDVTALMEISLEHPRFHDSFTEVIMDHPNILDCYYLTGDYDFVLKISCASSDELERIHRTIKSIPGVSATRTHFVLKEIKNMYSAIPEEEKRRF, encoded by the coding sequence ATGGATAAACTTGACTATAAGATACTGAACATCCTAAAAGAGAACGGAAGGGAAACAGCCTCAGACATCAGCAAAGCCATTCATTTGTCTGTATCAGCCGTACTGGACCGCATCAAGAAGATGGAAGAGTCCGGCATAATCAAGGGCTATACGGTAAGAGTGGATGCCAAGGCTCTGGGGAACGATGTCACAGCCTTGATGGAAATCAGCCTGGAGCATCCCAGATTCCATGACTCCTTCACGGAGGTTATCATGGACCACCCTAACATCCTGGACTGCTACTATCTGACCGGAGATTATGACTTTGTGCTGAAGATATCCTGCGCCTCCTCTGATGAGCTGGAGCGCATCCACCGCACCATCAAGAGCATACCCGGTGTATCTGCCACCAGGACCCATTTCGTGCTGAAGGAAATCAAAAACATGTATTCCGCCATACCGGAAGAAGAGAAGAGGCGGTTTTAA
- a CDS encoding GtrA family protein, with translation MLRKIWEKCVNYETISYIICGFLTTAVDFAVYALLRKIEIGVGLSQAMSWLAAVLFAYVVNKLIVFRNYNLRPSYLVKEVGAFVAARTFSGAVTWVLMVVMVKLGGDRGMLYELFCKFTSSVINMVLNYIFSKLWIFKNKPE, from the coding sequence ATGTTACGTAAAATATGGGAAAAATGTGTTAACTATGAGACGATAAGCTACATTATATGCGGGTTTCTCACCACGGCAGTCGATTTTGCGGTATACGCCCTGCTGAGGAAGATTGAGATAGGCGTAGGCCTGTCCCAGGCCATGTCATGGCTGGCGGCTGTGCTGTTTGCCTATGTGGTGAACAAGCTTATTGTGTTCCGCAATTATAATCTGAGGCCTTCCTATCTTGTGAAGGAGGTGGGAGCATTTGTGGCGGCCCGGACGTTCTCAGGAGCCGTTACCTGGGTGCTCATGGTGGTCATGGTAAAATTAGGCGGTGACAGGGGAATGCTGTATGAGCTGTTCTGCAAATTCACATCCTCTGTAATCAACATGGTACTGAACTATATTTTCAGCAAACTCTGGATATTCAAGAATAAGCCTGAATAG
- a CDS encoding FAD:protein FMN transferase, giving the protein MCTAWLAGCSKKVADPVTRSSFLLNTFVTVTLYDTEDQTILDGCMTLCSDYEKLLSKTLEGSEIYKLNHRRPGERTVTVSEKTAQVLAEGLEYCRMSRGAFDITIEPLSSLWDFTGKMPHVPPREEIEADLKKVGYENVILDGRQITFLNDETTIDLGAIAKGFIADQMKAYLEDKGVESAVINLGGNVLCVGERPDGTPFKIGLQRPYATHTETVAALKIDGMSVVSSGVYERHFVEDGVNYHHILDPSTGYPYENGLTQVSIISPRSVDGDGLSTTCFALGLEEGTRLIESMDQIYGIFLTEDGELHYTRGAEDFLYR; this is encoded by the coding sequence ATGTGCACGGCTTGGCTGGCAGGATGCAGCAAGAAAGTTGCGGATCCTGTCACCAGGTCGTCTTTTTTGTTGAACACATTTGTCACCGTTACCTTATATGATACAGAGGACCAGACCATTCTGGACGGCTGCATGACATTGTGTTCCGACTATGAGAAGCTGCTCAGCAAGACCCTGGAGGGCAGCGAGATTTATAAACTGAACCACCGCAGGCCGGGTGAGAGGACCGTCACCGTATCGGAGAAAACAGCCCAGGTACTGGCGGAGGGGCTGGAGTACTGCCGCATGTCCCGGGGGGCCTTTGATATAACCATAGAGCCTTTGAGCTCCCTGTGGGATTTTACGGGCAAGATGCCCCATGTGCCGCCCAGGGAAGAGATTGAGGCGGATCTGAAAAAGGTGGGATATGAAAATGTAATCCTGGATGGCAGGCAGATCACCTTCCTCAATGACGAGACAACCATTGACCTGGGAGCCATAGCCAAGGGCTTTATAGCGGACCAGATGAAGGCATACCTAGAAGATAAGGGAGTGGAAAGCGCGGTCATCAACCTGGGCGGAAATGTGCTCTGCGTGGGAGAACGGCCGGACGGCACTCCTTTTAAGATAGGGCTTCAGAGGCCGTATGCCACCCATACAGAGACTGTGGCCGCACTGAAAATTGACGGCATGTCCGTGGTTTCCTCCGGCGTGTACGAGAGGCATTTTGTGGAGGACGGCGTCAACTATCATCATATACTGGATCCTTCTACCGGGTATCCATATGAAAATGGGCTGACCCAGGTATCCATCATTTCACCCAGGTCAGTGGACGGGGATGGACTGAGCACCACCTGCTTTGCCCTGGGACTGGAAGAGGGGACCAGGCTCATAGAGTCAATGGACCAAATCTACGGCATTTTTCTTACGGAAGACGGGGAACTCCATTACACCAGGGGGGCCGAGGATTTCCTGTACAGATAA
- a CDS encoding YfhO family protein has protein sequence MEREEIERVERELDAILKLVQPEPTIQDKAREEALSKEPVSGGEKMTSEEYDPEEDASDNYAADNYEADGYAADGYAADNYAADSYALDKYTSDEYTSEEDEYGMEEENETAGQDRQQYDKRETGMLRTGNRRGLRLLKPSDGLVAAFFVPVVAMIIIFAQRGIFPFGEECFLRTDMYHQYAPFFSEFQYKLTHGGSLLYSWDIGMGVNFSALYAYYLASPVNWLLILCPKKFIIEFMTILIVLKTGLSGLSLSWYLKKHFGVNNFGVGFFGIFYALSGYMAAYSWNIMWLDCIMLFPIILLGLEQLVKEKRGTLYCITLGLSILSNYYISIMICIFMVIYVIAQMILNPPKSFGAFMGTGLRFAFYSLLAGGLAAVVLLPEIYALLVTASGDFDFPKTFSSYFSIFDMIARHIGNVGTEIGLDHWPNIYCGAAVLMFFLLYLGSRKITFREKAVYCTMLILFYASFSVNVLNFIWHGFHYPNSLPCRQSFIYIALMLFMCYHAYIHLEDTSWKSVCLAFWGAVSFVLLAEKLVNNPEQYHFSVFYVALLFIAVYGGLIYLYHKGKWSLDAILLTALAVIAIEAAVNTAVTSIPTTSRTAYVKDNQDVEELVWNIKSDTFYRVEKTDRKTKNDGAWMNFPSVSLFSSTANASLSDFFRKMGCESSTNAYSIAGSTPLVDSLLSVRYGIYGDQQPADGLRDLSARKGSMWLYENKFTLPVAFLLPSDVEGNWIMDSGNPAHVQNDLCDVLDTEHVLLPNESVTEGRKLTFTAEETGDYYVYVTNKKVKEVTAVIGEQTESFDNVDRGYFMELGRINKDVEVRLEAGDDGSPTLQAEVWRFNPQALEAVYGKMNRNPMVLSRWTDTELSGSITADTAGVMYTSIPYDKGWTILVDGKAAAPRKMFDTFLAVDISEGTHRISFSYEPEGLGTGAWITGVSAAVLGVTVLAGISRRKKKDRAVSGYSIRKNHKENKKSQKKESGSKQENRTKENEK, from the coding sequence ATGGAACGTGAAGAGATAGAACGGGTTGAACGGGAGCTTGACGCAATCCTGAAGCTTGTGCAGCCGGAACCGACCATACAGGATAAAGCCCGGGAGGAAGCGCTTTCAAAGGAGCCGGTTTCCGGCGGGGAGAAGATGACATCAGAGGAATATGATCCGGAAGAGGATGCGTCGGATAATTATGCAGCAGATAATTATGAAGCGGATGGTTATGCGGCGGATGGATATGCAGCAGATAATTATGCAGCGGACAGTTATGCATTAGATAAGTACACATCAGACGAATATACATCAGAGGAAGACGAATACGGAATGGAAGAAGAGAATGAGACTGCCGGACAGGACAGGCAGCAGTACGATAAGAGAGAAACAGGGATGTTACGGACAGGAAACAGGCGCGGCCTTCGGCTGTTAAAGCCTTCGGACGGTCTGGTGGCAGCATTTTTTGTCCCCGTGGTGGCCATGATTATCATATTTGCCCAGAGAGGTATCTTTCCATTTGGGGAAGAATGCTTTCTCAGGACGGATATGTACCATCAGTATGCCCCGTTTTTTTCAGAGTTCCAGTATAAGCTGACCCATGGGGGAAGCCTGCTCTACAGCTGGGATATCGGCATGGGGGTGAATTTTTCAGCGCTCTATGCCTATTATCTGGCCAGCCCGGTGAACTGGCTTCTGATACTATGCCCGAAAAAGTTCATCATTGAGTTCATGACCATCCTCATTGTTCTCAAGACAGGACTGTCCGGTCTCAGCCTTTCGTGGTATCTGAAGAAACATTTTGGAGTTAATAATTTCGGCGTGGGTTTTTTCGGTATTTTTTATGCCCTAAGCGGTTATATGGCTGCCTACAGCTGGAACATCATGTGGCTGGACTGCATCATGCTGTTTCCGATAATTCTTCTGGGACTGGAGCAGCTGGTGAAGGAGAAGAGGGGGACGCTTTACTGTATCACCCTGGGCCTCTCTATCCTTTCCAATTACTATATTTCCATCATGATTTGCATTTTCATGGTTATTTATGTGATTGCCCAGATGATACTCAATCCGCCAAAGAGCTTTGGAGCGTTTATGGGAACAGGGCTGCGCTTTGCCTTTTATTCCCTTCTGGCAGGCGGTCTTGCCGCGGTGGTGCTTTTGCCGGAAATTTATGCGCTGCTGGTAACCGCGTCAGGGGATTTTGATTTTCCTAAGACATTTTCCTCCTATTTTTCCATCTTTGATATGATTGCCCGTCATATAGGAAATGTGGGAACCGAGATAGGGCTGGACCACTGGCCGAATATATACTGCGGTGCGGCGGTGCTCATGTTCTTCCTTTTATATCTGGGAAGCAGGAAGATTACCTTCAGGGAAAAGGCGGTGTACTGCACCATGCTGATTCTGTTTTATGCCAGCTTTTCCGTGAATGTGCTGAATTTCATCTGGCATGGATTCCACTATCCCAACAGTCTTCCATGCCGCCAGTCCTTCATTTATATTGCGCTGATGCTGTTCATGTGTTACCATGCCTACATTCATCTGGAGGATACGTCCTGGAAATCGGTATGTCTGGCGTTTTGGGGAGCTGTTTCCTTTGTGCTGCTGGCAGAGAAGCTGGTGAATAATCCGGAACAATACCATTTCTCCGTGTTCTATGTGGCGCTCCTGTTCATTGCCGTATATGGAGGTCTGATTTACCTGTACCACAAGGGAAAATGGAGTCTGGATGCCATTCTTCTCACTGCCTTGGCCGTGATTGCCATTGAGGCTGCCGTGAATACTGCGGTGACCAGCATCCCTACCACCAGCAGGACCGCCTACGTGAAAGATAACCAGGATGTGGAGGAGTTGGTGTGGAATATTAAGTCAGATACCTTCTATCGTGTGGAAAAGACAGACAGAAAGACAAAGAATGACGGCGCCTGGATGAATTTCCCGTCCGTATCCCTGTTTTCATCCACAGCCAATGCCTCGCTGTCGGATTTCTTCCGCAAAATGGGGTGTGAGAGCTCCACCAATGCCTACAGCATTGCAGGAAGCACCCCTCTGGTGGACAGCCTGCTGTCCGTGCGGTACGGCATATATGGGGACCAGCAGCCTGCCGATGGACTCAGAGATTTGTCCGCAAGAAAAGGGAGCATGTGGCTGTACGAGAATAAATTTACCCTGCCCGTGGCATTCTTGCTGCCATCGGATGTGGAGGGTAACTGGATAATGGATTCCGGGAACCCGGCCCATGTCCAAAACGATCTCTGCGATGTGCTGGATACTGAGCATGTGCTGCTGCCCAACGAAAGCGTTACAGAGGGCAGGAAACTTACATTTACAGCCGAAGAGACCGGAGATTACTACGTGTATGTGACCAATAAGAAGGTGAAGGAGGTCACGGCTGTAATCGGAGAGCAGACAGAGAGCTTTGATAATGTGGACCGGGGCTACTTCATGGAGCTGGGCCGCATCAATAAGGATGTGGAGGTGCGCCTGGAGGCAGGGGATGACGGCAGCCCGACTCTGCAGGCAGAGGTGTGGCGTTTTAACCCTCAGGCCCTGGAGGCTGTTTATGGGAAAATGAACCGGAATCCCATGGTGCTGTCCAGGTGGACGGATACGGAGCTGTCAGGCAGCATTACAGCGGATACGGCAGGCGTTATGTATACCAGCATTCCCTATGATAAGGGATGGACTATCCTGGTGGACGGCAAGGCCGCGGCGCCGCGGAAGATGTTTGACACGTTTCTGGCAGTGGATATCAGCGAAGGGACCCACCGAATCAGTTTTTCCTATGAACCGGAAGGACTTGGGACCGGGGCGTGGATTACCGGAGTCAGCGCGGCTGTCCTGGGAGTCACTGTGCTGGCCGGAATCAGCCGGAGGAAGAAAAAGGACCGTGCGGTAAGCGGATACAGCATAAGAAAGAACCACAAAGAGAACAAAAAGAGTCAGAAAAAAGAGAGCGGCAGCAAACAGGAAAACAGGACAAAAGAAAATGAGAAATAA